From a single Microbacterium terrisoli genomic region:
- a CDS encoding RNA 2'-phosphotransferase, translated as MVNDVTLSKTLSHALRHAPEDYGLQLDGGGWADLEQVRNAVSAAVGAPVALDDIERVIDESPKRRFESDGVSIRAAYGHSIEGRIGHPIATEVPETLFHATAPRVLPAILSEGLRTMGRQYVHLAVDRDVAVRVGRRKSADPVLLSVDVATFQADGHQLFTAGPYIFLADNVPAEYLVVEGGESAA; from the coding sequence ATGGTCAATGACGTCACGCTGAGCAAGACCCTGTCGCACGCGTTGCGGCATGCCCCAGAGGACTACGGGCTGCAGCTCGATGGCGGCGGTTGGGCTGATCTTGAGCAGGTGCGAAATGCGGTCTCTGCCGCGGTGGGCGCACCTGTCGCGCTCGACGACATCGAACGGGTGATCGATGAATCACCCAAGCGTCGCTTCGAGTCCGACGGAGTATCGATCCGGGCCGCGTACGGGCACTCCATCGAAGGCCGGATCGGGCACCCCATCGCGACGGAGGTGCCGGAGACGCTCTTCCACGCCACGGCTCCAAGGGTGCTGCCGGCCATCCTCAGTGAGGGCCTGCGCACGATGGGGCGGCAGTACGTCCACCTCGCCGTCGATCGTGATGTCGCCGTTCGTGTGGGCCGGCGCAAGTCCGCCGATCCCGTTCTTCTGTCCGTCGATGTCGCGACGTTCCAGGCCGATGGTCACCAGCTGTTCACCGCCGGGCCCTACATCTTCCTTGCGGACAACGTGCCCGCAGAGTATCTGGTCGTCGAGGGCGGTGAGAGCGCGGCATAG
- a CDS encoding alpha/beta fold hydrolase, translating into MSATEAAPALTQTVGDGDDAITYDIRGDLAAATPERPALFLFGAPMGADGFEQLAAHFTDRPVITYDPRGAGRNPTATTDISVEQHVDDLHRVIQAVGAGPVDAFGSSGGGVNLLALAAAHPEDLLRVVVHEPATAAELPDREAVLDVVADMKKTYAERGDGAAMAAFIQFVMLEGPVPDGYLERPAPDPAMFGMSGDDDGSRTNPLLRNMPAVIEYRPDEKALRALGDRLVILAGVESGETMPARAARAVATRVGVEAMDAPSNHGGFTSQPGMPGDPDGFAQRLRGLLGERTS; encoded by the coding sequence ATGTCCGCCACCGAGGCAGCACCTGCTCTCACGCAAACCGTGGGCGATGGTGACGACGCGATAACGTATGACATCCGTGGCGATCTCGCCGCAGCGACACCGGAGCGGCCTGCGCTGTTCTTGTTCGGCGCGCCGATGGGTGCCGACGGGTTCGAACAGCTCGCCGCGCACTTCACCGATCGGCCGGTGATCACCTATGACCCTCGCGGCGCCGGCCGCAACCCGACCGCCACGACTGACATCAGCGTCGAGCAGCACGTCGATGATCTGCATCGGGTCATCCAGGCTGTTGGCGCCGGGCCGGTCGACGCGTTCGGCTCCAGCGGCGGCGGAGTCAATCTGCTCGCCTTGGCCGCCGCACACCCCGAGGACCTGCTGCGCGTCGTCGTGCACGAGCCGGCCACTGCGGCGGAGCTGCCCGACCGCGAGGCCGTGCTCGATGTCGTCGCCGATATGAAGAAGACGTATGCCGAGCGCGGCGACGGCGCGGCGATGGCCGCGTTCATCCAGTTCGTGATGCTCGAGGGTCCCGTGCCCGATGGCTATCTGGAACGGCCTGCGCCCGATCCCGCCATGTTCGGCATGTCGGGCGACGACGACGGCAGCCGCACGAACCCGTTGCTGCGCAACATGCCGGCGGTCATCGAATACCGTCCCGACGAAAAGGCGCTGCGTGCGCTCGGCGACCGGCTGGTCATTCTCGCCGGGGTCGAGTCCGGCGAGACCATGCCCGCCCGCGCCGCCCGCGCTGTGGCGACGCGCGTCGGTGTCGAGGCGATGGATGCTCCGAGCAATCACGGTGGGTTCACGTCGCAGCCCGGCATGCCGGGCGATCCGGACGGCTTCGCCCAGCGGCTGCGCGGACTGCTGGGGGAGCGCACGTCGTAG
- a CDS encoding ArsR/SmtB family transcription factor: MVAQRELSDEEVDRVFRALADATRRDILRRTIDAEQSVSALAADYDMSFAAVQKHVAVLEAARLIVKRAEGRERLVRTDPAMIARAQQLLERYQELWRHRIDRIDALLAEDPETSRPAR, translated from the coding sequence ATGGTTGCACAAAGAGAACTCAGTGACGAAGAGGTGGACCGGGTCTTCCGGGCCCTCGCCGACGCCACGCGCCGCGACATCCTGCGCCGCACGATCGATGCCGAGCAGTCGGTGTCGGCGCTCGCCGCGGACTACGACATGTCGTTCGCGGCCGTGCAGAAGCACGTCGCCGTTCTCGAAGCCGCCCGCCTGATCGTCAAGCGGGCCGAGGGAAGGGAGCGTCTCGTGCGCACGGATCCCGCAATGATCGCCCGGGCGCAGCAGCTGCTCGAGCGCTACCAGGAGCTTTGGCGCCACCGCATCGATCGCATCGACGCGCTGCTGGCCGAAGACCCCGAGACCTCACGGCCCGCGCGCTGA
- a CDS encoding SRPBCC family protein yields MPVTDIHSDPEALTMTIVADFNAAPERVWNVFTDPRQLERFWGPPGWPATFTRFDFAPGGLAQYHMTGPDGETSYGRWEFLTIDEPRSFEVLDGFADENGDLNGDIPTMRMVFAFEPTATGTRMDGVTHFASVEALEQAVGMGMVEGITQAMGQLDIVLQQLRDYAAGKGTQVEVLDDQRVRITRLIEGPRELVWRAHQEPELIKRWMLGPDGWAMTVCEVDPAVGGAYRYWWEPAEGTKGEAFGFDGTTLLSDAPRRAVTTEHMTGTDYPSTTNDLQLYEEDGATLITLLITYPDAATRDLVLATGMADGMEISYQRLERELLPA; encoded by the coding sequence ATGCCCGTCACCGACATCCACAGCGACCCCGAAGCGCTGACGATGACCATCGTCGCCGACTTCAACGCCGCACCCGAACGCGTCTGGAACGTGTTCACCGACCCGCGTCAGCTCGAGCGCTTCTGGGGTCCGCCCGGGTGGCCGGCCACATTCACGCGCTTCGACTTCGCGCCGGGCGGTCTTGCGCAGTACCACATGACCGGCCCCGACGGTGAGACCTCGTACGGGCGGTGGGAGTTCCTCACCATCGACGAACCCCGGTCGTTCGAGGTTCTCGACGGGTTCGCCGACGAGAACGGAGACCTGAACGGCGACATCCCGACGATGCGCATGGTGTTCGCGTTCGAACCGACCGCGACCGGCACGCGGATGGACGGCGTCACGCACTTCGCATCGGTCGAGGCGCTCGAGCAGGCCGTCGGGATGGGCATGGTCGAGGGCATCACGCAGGCGATGGGCCAGCTCGACATCGTGCTGCAGCAGCTGCGCGACTACGCGGCCGGCAAGGGCACGCAGGTCGAGGTGCTCGACGACCAGCGCGTGCGCATCACTCGACTGATCGAGGGGCCGCGCGAACTGGTCTGGCGCGCGCACCAGGAGCCCGAGCTGATCAAGCGATGGATGCTGGGGCCTGACGGATGGGCCATGACGGTGTGCGAGGTCGACCCGGCGGTCGGCGGCGCGTATCGGTACTGGTGGGAGCCCGCAGAGGGCACCAAGGGTGAGGCGTTCGGCTTCGACGGCACGACGCTGCTGTCGGACGCGCCGCGGCGCGCGGTGACCACCGAGCACATGACCGGCACGGACTATCCGTCGACCACGAACGACCTGCAGCTGTACGAAGAGGACGGCGCGACGCTGATCACGCTGCTGATCACGTACCCGGATGCCGCGACCCGCGACCTCGTGCTGGCGACCGGCATGGCAGACGGGATGGAGATCAGCTACCAGCGTCTGGAGCGCGAACTGCTCCCGGCCTGA
- a CDS encoding APC family permease, translated as MSPAVTSENRDETPESPIAKRILIGDPLASQKADEHLLAKRMALPIFASDALSSVAYAPQEMLMILLTGGLAFLVFAPWVAAAVVLLLAVVVLSYRQLIRAYPSGGGDYEVARTNLGEIPGVVVASALLVDYVLTVAVSTASGVDNIISALPFLNGWRVELSVACVALIVLVNLRGVREASRAFAIPTYVFIGSVAVLVITGLIRVALGNAPVASSAQYALHSQSISQAAVILLVLRAFSSGCSALTGVEAVANGVQAFRKPKIRNARTTLALLGSIAAIMFAGLVTIALISHVQYAENPCDLVGFDCKATPQPSLMAQLAAATFGMNSVPFFIVQAATACVLLLAANTAFNGFPLLGAVLARDGYAPKALNTRGDRLVYSNGMIVLGIAAMGVLVIYQANLSNLIQLYIIGVFVSFSLGQIGMIRHWIRGLRRVAGLPPEARSQQSARMQVRSFRKGLVINGLGATMTVLVLVIVTITKFTHGAWLVFLAIPILSTLMMGVYRYYRDVEHEIEMDDTLHFGSDGDVALILVNKLQKPVVKAIDYALAARHDKTIAVHVAVTKEDLSRLQKDWQAHGMPVPLVTIESPFRSYAGPLIEFIKQYRAEHGSSVITVYLPQYIVGHWWEGILHNRRARRIAQQLMLVHGVTITLVPWMLDSSELIYGRRSRPIPGQERAGRPFKPGARFNVELHRVGGQAGDAGSVSGPSTGPDTGPTAGPKDDAPDPH; from the coding sequence GTGTCACCCGCCGTGACCAGCGAAAATCGCGATGAGACGCCTGAGTCACCGATCGCGAAACGCATCCTGATCGGGGACCCCCTGGCGTCACAGAAAGCCGACGAGCACCTGCTGGCAAAGCGCATGGCTCTGCCGATCTTCGCGTCTGACGCACTCTCGTCGGTGGCGTACGCCCCGCAGGAGATGCTGATGATCCTGCTGACCGGGGGGCTGGCGTTCCTCGTGTTCGCGCCGTGGGTGGCCGCCGCCGTCGTGCTGCTGCTGGCAGTGGTCGTGCTGTCGTACCGCCAGTTGATCCGCGCGTACCCGTCCGGCGGCGGCGACTACGAGGTGGCACGCACGAACCTGGGTGAGATCCCCGGTGTGGTCGTGGCATCCGCCCTTCTCGTGGACTACGTGCTCACCGTCGCCGTCTCCACCGCGTCGGGGGTCGACAACATCATCTCGGCACTGCCGTTCCTCAACGGCTGGCGCGTCGAACTGTCGGTGGCGTGCGTGGCCCTCATCGTGCTGGTGAACCTGCGTGGCGTGCGCGAGGCATCCCGCGCCTTCGCCATCCCGACGTACGTGTTCATCGGGTCGGTGGCCGTGCTGGTGATCACGGGACTCATCCGCGTCGCGCTCGGCAACGCGCCGGTCGCCTCCAGCGCCCAGTACGCACTGCATTCGCAGAGCATTTCGCAGGCAGCGGTGATCCTGCTGGTGCTGCGGGCGTTCTCGAGCGGATGTTCTGCCCTGACCGGTGTAGAAGCGGTGGCCAACGGCGTGCAGGCGTTCCGCAAGCCCAAGATCCGCAATGCGCGCACGACGCTCGCTCTGCTCGGTTCCATCGCCGCGATCATGTTCGCGGGTCTGGTCACGATCGCCCTGATCTCGCACGTGCAGTATGCCGAGAACCCGTGCGACCTGGTCGGCTTCGACTGCAAGGCCACCCCCCAGCCGAGCCTCATGGCGCAGCTTGCGGCGGCCACGTTCGGAATGAACTCGGTGCCGTTCTTCATCGTGCAGGCCGCCACCGCATGCGTGCTGCTGCTGGCCGCCAACACGGCGTTCAACGGCTTCCCGCTGCTGGGTGCGGTGCTCGCGCGCGACGGATACGCCCCGAAGGCACTGAACACCCGCGGCGACCGGCTCGTCTACTCCAACGGAATGATCGTGCTGGGCATCGCCGCCATGGGCGTTCTGGTCATCTACCAGGCGAACCTGTCGAATCTGATCCAGCTGTACATCATCGGCGTGTTCGTCTCGTTCTCGCTCGGCCAGATCGGCATGATCCGACATTGGATCCGAGGCCTCAGACGCGTCGCGGGCCTGCCGCCCGAAGCGCGAAGTCAGCAGTCGGCGCGCATGCAGGTGCGCAGCTTCCGCAAGGGACTGGTCATCAACGGCCTGGGCGCGACGATGACCGTGCTGGTGCTCGTGATCGTGACGATCACCAAGTTCACCCACGGCGCGTGGCTTGTGTTCTTGGCCATCCCGATCCTCTCGACGCTCATGATGGGCGTGTACCGCTACTATCGCGACGTCGAGCACGAGATCGAGATGGACGACACCCTGCACTTCGGCTCGGACGGCGATGTCGCCCTGATCCTGGTGAACAAGCTGCAGAAGCCGGTCGTGAAGGCCATCGACTACGCGCTGGCCGCCCGTCATGACAAGACGATCGCTGTGCACGTCGCCGTCACGAAAGAGGACCTGTCGAGGTTGCAGAAGGACTGGCAGGCGCACGGGATGCCGGTGCCGCTCGTCACGATCGAGTCGCCGTTCCGCAGCTACGCGGGTCCCCTCATCGAATTCATCAAGCAGTACCGCGCCGAACACGGGTCGAGCGTCATCACCGTGTACCTGCCGCAGTACATCGTCGGGCACTGGTGGGAAGGCATCCTGCACAACCGCCGTGCCCGCCGCATCGCCCAGCAGCTCATGCTCGTGCACGGGGTGACGATCACTCTCGTGCCGTGGATGCTCGACTCGTCGGAGCTCATCTACGGCCGCCGCTCGCGCCCGATCCCCGGGCAGGAGCGTGCCGGTCGCCCGTTCAAGCCCGGTGCGCGCTTCAACGTCGAGCTGCACCGCGTCGGCGGCCAGGCAGGCGATGCCGGGTCAGTGTCCGGTCCGTCCACCGGTCCGGACACCGGGCCGACCGCCGGCCCGAAGGACGACGCGCCCGACCCGCACTGA
- a CDS encoding TetR/AcrR family transcriptional regulator, whose protein sequence is MTTSEVARTRKPWRRDAQERHDRLIDAAQREFARRGVSASLEQISRDAGVAIGTLYRHFPTRLDLLMSALEPRLEEFLRGAEKAMRLEDPWEAFTCYLENLFRTQVGDRGFNDFLSRRFPDSPEAERIHDLVCHQIGDVLTRAQQAGQARPDIALADIVILIWTNGRMIDATRDTAPDGWRRQLRLMLDAYRAERAHPLPEPPMTDSQLYDAMVRLNTAD, encoded by the coding sequence ATGACCACCAGCGAGGTCGCGCGAACACGCAAGCCCTGGCGCCGCGACGCCCAGGAGCGCCACGACAGACTGATCGACGCGGCACAGCGAGAGTTCGCCCGTCGAGGAGTGTCGGCCTCGCTGGAACAGATCTCTCGGGATGCCGGAGTCGCCATCGGCACGCTGTACCGGCACTTCCCGACGCGGCTGGATCTGCTCATGTCGGCCCTGGAGCCACGGCTCGAGGAATTCCTGCGCGGCGCCGAGAAGGCCATGCGGCTGGAGGATCCGTGGGAGGCGTTCACCTGCTACCTCGAGAATCTCTTCCGCACGCAGGTGGGCGACCGCGGATTCAATGACTTCCTCTCCCGCCGTTTTCCCGACAGCCCCGAAGCCGAGCGGATCCACGATCTGGTGTGCCACCAGATCGGCGACGTGCTCACCCGCGCCCAACAAGCCGGGCAGGCGCGCCCAGACATCGCGCTGGCCGACATCGTCATCCTCATCTGGACGAACGGCCGCATGATCGATGCCACCCGCGACACAGCGCCCGACGGCTGGCGCCGCCAGCTGCGTCTCATGCTGGACGCCTACCGAGCAGAGCGCGCGCATCCGCTCCCCGAACCGCCGATGACGGACAGCCAGCTCTACGACGCCATGGTCCGCCTCAACACCGCGGACTGA
- a CDS encoding NADPH-dependent F420 reductase, whose product MSSISIIGAGNMARNFASRALSTGTSVQVIGRNAERTKALVAELGSGATAGTWGAAPTGDIVILAVLYQAAVPVVREFGDALAGKVIVDITNPFNATATGLAVPYDTSVAQLVAEVAPEDASVVKAFNTLFSHILASGAPVDVFFAGDDSAAKKKVAEFITSIGLRPRDVGELAMAHWVEGLGLVEMGLARNGLGFNFAMGVNLAAQE is encoded by the coding sequence ATGAGCAGCATCAGCATCATCGGAGCCGGGAACATGGCCCGGAACTTCGCGTCGCGGGCCCTGAGCACCGGTACTTCGGTCCAGGTCATCGGTCGCAACGCCGAGCGCACGAAGGCGCTGGTCGCAGAGCTCGGCAGCGGTGCGACGGCGGGGACGTGGGGTGCGGCACCCACCGGCGACATCGTGATCCTCGCGGTGCTCTACCAGGCGGCAGTGCCGGTGGTCCGTGAGTTCGGCGACGCGTTGGCGGGCAAGGTGATCGTCGACATCACGAACCCGTTCAACGCCACCGCCACCGGGCTGGCCGTGCCGTACGACACCTCGGTCGCGCAGCTGGTCGCCGAGGTGGCGCCCGAAGACGCGAGCGTCGTGAAGGCCTTCAACACGCTGTTCAGCCACATCCTGGCGTCGGGCGCCCCGGTGGACGTCTTCTTCGCCGGCGATGACTCGGCCGCCAAGAAGAAGGTCGCGGAGTTCATCACGAGCATCGGCCTGCGTCCTCGCGACGTGGGCGAGCTGGCCATGGCGCATTGGGTCGAGGGGCTGGGTCTGGTCGAGATGGGCCTTGCCCGCAACGGTCTCGGATTCAACTTCGCAATGGGCGTGAACCTCGCTGCGCAGGAGTGA
- a CDS encoding LacI family DNA-binding transcriptional regulator, with amino-acid sequence MVSIDEVARVAGVSTATVSRALSGRGRVSDTTKARVEAAADSLGYVVSAPASSLASGRARNIGVLVPFLERWFFSTVLASTSAELMRHGYDITLYSVTEDAELRRNVFDTLLRRKRVDGIIAVSIALGDAEIERLLALEMPVIAIGGPDPRLRTLTVDDVAVARLATEHLLALGHRDIAHIGASPEFDLDFHIPTQRRQGFAQALEQAGLEVRPKLFEPADFTIEGGFRAAKQLLGRPGAHPTAIFAASDEMAIGAILAARELGYRLPADLSIVGVDGHELGAFFGLTTVDQFPAAQGVRAADAMLDALNGQVTARRSASAASPDHLPFELVVRRSTARPAAG; translated from the coding sequence ATGGTGAGCATCGACGAGGTAGCACGCGTGGCAGGCGTCTCGACCGCGACCGTCTCACGCGCTCTCAGCGGCCGCGGCCGCGTGTCTGACACGACCAAGGCGCGCGTCGAAGCGGCCGCCGACTCGCTCGGCTACGTCGTGTCGGCGCCGGCGTCGAGCCTGGCGTCTGGGCGCGCGCGCAACATCGGCGTGCTCGTGCCGTTCTTGGAGCGCTGGTTCTTCTCGACGGTGCTGGCCAGCACCTCGGCCGAGCTCATGCGGCACGGCTACGACATCACGCTGTACAGCGTGACGGAGGATGCCGAGCTGCGCCGCAACGTGTTCGACACACTGCTGCGCCGCAAACGCGTGGATGGCATCATCGCGGTGTCGATCGCCCTCGGCGACGCCGAGATCGAGCGCCTGCTCGCCCTGGAGATGCCGGTGATCGCGATCGGCGGACCTGATCCGCGCCTGCGCACCCTGACCGTGGACGACGTCGCGGTCGCGCGCCTGGCCACCGAGCACCTGCTGGCGCTGGGGCACCGCGACATCGCGCACATCGGAGCCAGTCCCGAATTCGACCTGGACTTCCACATCCCGACTCAGCGCCGCCAGGGCTTCGCGCAGGCCCTCGAGCAGGCCGGCCTCGAGGTGCGACCGAAGCTCTTCGAGCCGGCGGACTTCACGATCGAAGGCGGGTTCCGTGCCGCCAAGCAGCTGCTCGGACGCCCCGGCGCGCACCCCACCGCGATCTTCGCAGCGTCGGATGAGATGGCGATCGGGGCGATCCTTGCCGCGCGCGAGCTCGGCTATCGCCTGCCCGCCGACCTGTCGATCGTCGGCGTCGACGGACATGAGCTCGGCGCGTTCTTCGGGCTGACCACGGTGGACCAGTTCCCCGCCGCGCAGGGAGTGCGTGCGGCCGACGCGATGCTCGACGCGCTGAACGGCCAGGTCACCGCGCGACGCAGCGCATCGGCTGCGTCACCCGATCACCTGCCGTTCGAGTTGGTCGTGCGCCGGTCGACCGCGCGTCCCGCCGCCGGCTGA
- a CDS encoding glycoside hydrolase family 13 protein has translation MTSTALDTRIALASAPGAEWWRSAVIYQIYPRSFADANGDGLGDLRGITSHLEDLKTLGVDAVWLSPFMTSPQKDAGYDVTDYCDVDPIFGTLADFDDMLAAAHERGIRVIVDLVPNHSSDQHVWFREALAAAPGSVARGRYLFREGKGEHGELPPNNWESVFGGPAWTRVREADGEPGQWYLHLFDSSQPDFDWTNPEVRAEFRRILRFWLDRGVDGFRVDVAHGLMKKPGLPDYFPDADGGSMGGDAADVPYWGQPAVHDIYREWHEVLAEYDGDRALCAEAWLPSIEQTALWVRPDEMNQAFNFAYLETKWDAAALRAVIDASLAAYAAVGAPSTWVLSNHDVVRHASRLALTAENPQGTGIGPNSPGKPIPEVGLRRARAATALMLGLPGSAYLYQGEELGLPEVINIPDDARQDPTWFRTDHERYGRDGCRVPIPWVADAPAYGFNDTGATWLPQPAEWADLARDVEAADEASTLSMYTTLLDERRERRLGAGSLEWLDSPAGVVAFRNGSVTVLANIGERPVAVPGGRLITSSGSLVDGLVPVDTTVWVETD, from the coding sequence ATGACTTCGACCGCGCTTGACACCCGTATCGCGCTGGCTTCTGCTCCTGGGGCTGAGTGGTGGCGTTCTGCCGTCATCTACCAGATCTACCCCCGTTCGTTCGCCGACGCGAACGGCGACGGGCTGGGCGACCTGCGCGGCATCACGTCGCACCTCGAAGACCTGAAGACCCTGGGCGTGGATGCCGTATGGCTGAGCCCCTTCATGACCAGTCCGCAGAAGGACGCCGGCTACGACGTCACCGACTACTGCGATGTCGACCCGATCTTCGGCACTCTGGCCGACTTCGACGACATGCTCGCCGCGGCGCACGAGCGCGGCATCCGGGTCATCGTCGACCTTGTTCCGAACCACTCGTCCGACCAGCACGTGTGGTTCCGTGAGGCACTGGCGGCAGCGCCGGGCAGCGTCGCACGCGGGCGGTACCTGTTCCGCGAGGGCAAGGGCGAGCACGGCGAGCTGCCCCCGAACAACTGGGAATCGGTGTTCGGCGGCCCCGCGTGGACGCGCGTGAGAGAAGCCGACGGCGAGCCCGGTCAGTGGTACCTGCACCTGTTCGATTCGTCGCAGCCCGATTTCGACTGGACCAACCCCGAGGTGCGTGCCGAGTTCCGCCGCATCCTGCGCTTCTGGCTCGACCGGGGGGTGGACGGCTTCCGCGTCGATGTCGCGCACGGCCTGATGAAGAAGCCGGGCCTGCCCGACTACTTCCCCGACGCCGACGGCGGCTCGATGGGCGGCGACGCCGCCGACGTGCCCTACTGGGGCCAGCCGGCCGTGCACGACATCTACCGCGAGTGGCATGAGGTGCTCGCCGAATACGACGGCGACCGGGCACTGTGCGCCGAGGCATGGCTGCCCTCCATCGAGCAGACCGCGCTGTGGGTGCGCCCGGATGAGATGAATCAGGCCTTCAACTTCGCCTACCTGGAGACGAAGTGGGATGCCGCGGCCCTGCGCGCGGTGATCGATGCGTCGCTCGCGGCTTACGCCGCGGTGGGTGCTCCCAGCACCTGGGTGCTGTCGAACCACGACGTCGTACGGCATGCGTCGCGCCTGGCCCTGACGGCCGAGAACCCGCAGGGCACCGGAATCGGCCCGAACTCCCCTGGCAAGCCCATCCCCGAGGTGGGACTGCGCCGCGCCCGCGCGGCGACCGCGCTGATGCTGGGCCTGCCCGGCTCGGCCTACCTGTACCAGGGCGAAGAGCTCGGGCTGCCCGAGGTCATCAACATCCCCGACGACGCCCGACAGGACCCGACGTGGTTCCGCACCGACCACGAGCGCTACGGGCGCGACGGCTGTCGCGTGCCGATCCCGTGGGTCGCCGACGCCCCCGCGTACGGCTTCAACGACACCGGAGCGACCTGGCTGCCCCAGCCCGCCGAGTGGGCTGACCTCGCCCGCGACGTCGAGGCCGCGGATGAGGCATCCACCCTGTCGATGTACACGACGCTGCTCGACGAGCGCCGCGAGCGGAGGCTCGGTGCCGGTAGCCTGGAGTGGCTCGATTCGCCGGCCGGGGTCGTCGCGTTCCGCAACGGCTCGGTGACCGTGCTCGCCAACATCGGCGAGCGGCCGGTGGCCGTGCCCGGCGGCCGGCTGATCACCTCCAGCGGCAGCCTCGTCGACGGGCTCGTCCCCGTCGACACGACCGTCTGGGTCGAGACGGACTGA
- a CDS encoding aldehyde dehydrogenase family protein: protein MAIRRQLIIGGEHVDAASGKTTDDLNPYTGEAYAQVAAAGPEDVRRAVDAAAGAFDAWAGMRPTERGKIFTRAAEIFEQRRPEAVELMAEETGGVNGWGHFNVGLAADIFRSAAAATTAPRGDVLATDMSGVYSLAVREPYGVVAAISPWNAPLILGTRAVAIPLAVGNTVVLKPSEDAPIACGLFIADILLEAGVPEGVINVITSAREDGAAVVESLISDDRVRCVNFTGSTNVGRQIGVLAAQNLKPAVLELGGKNSIVVLKDADIDHAVNASIFGSFMHAGQICMSADRIVVDRSIADEFTEKFAARAAALPAGDPKDPATVIGPAINTASTERQFGLIDDATAKGATVLAGGDRRSNGIVPATVLAGVTDDMKIYRDEIFGAVTTVFPVEGTEAAVAFANDTPYGLTAGVITENISEGIQVAQRLKTGIVHVNDQPIADEPMAPFGGVGNSGYGRFGGQNGIASFTNTRWVTIQQEGHAGYPI, encoded by the coding sequence ATGGCCATCAGGCGTCAGCTCATCATCGGCGGCGAACACGTCGATGCGGCGTCCGGCAAGACGACCGACGACCTCAACCCCTACACGGGTGAGGCATATGCGCAGGTGGCCGCAGCGGGCCCCGAAGACGTGCGCCGCGCGGTCGATGCAGCGGCAGGGGCGTTCGACGCGTGGGCCGGGATGCGCCCCACCGAGCGCGGCAAGATCTTCACGCGCGCGGCCGAGATCTTCGAACAGCGTCGGCCCGAAGCCGTCGAGCTGATGGCCGAAGAGACCGGTGGCGTGAACGGTTGGGGACACTTCAACGTCGGCCTCGCCGCCGACATCTTCCGTTCCGCGGCGGCGGCCACCACCGCCCCGCGCGGCGATGTTCTGGCCACCGACATGAGCGGTGTGTACTCGCTGGCCGTCCGCGAACCGTACGGCGTGGTCGCCGCCATCTCGCCGTGGAACGCGCCGTTGATCCTCGGCACGCGCGCAGTCGCGATCCCCCTTGCGGTGGGCAACACCGTCGTGCTCAAGCCCAGCGAAGACGCCCCGATCGCGTGCGGCCTGTTCATCGCCGACATCCTGCTCGAAGCGGGAGTGCCCGAAGGCGTCATCAACGTCATCACGAGTGCCCGCGAAGACGGCGCCGCCGTGGTGGAGAGCCTGATCTCGGACGACCGCGTGCGGTGCGTGAACTTCACCGGATCGACGAACGTCGGCCGGCAGATCGGCGTGCTGGCCGCCCAGAACCTCAAGCCCGCGGTGCTCGAGCTCGGCGGCAAGAACAGCATCGTGGTGCTCAAGGACGCCGACATCGACCACGCGGTGAACGCGTCGATCTTCGGGTCGTTCATGCACGCCGGCCAGATCTGCATGTCGGCCGACCGCATCGTCGTGGACCGATCGATCGCCGACGAGTTCACCGAGAAGTTCGCCGCCCGCGCGGCGGCACTGCCGGCCGGCGACCCGAAGGACCCGGCGACCGTGATCGGCCCCGCCATCAACACCGCCTCGACCGAGCGCCAGTTCGGACTCATCGACGACGCGACGGCGAAGGGCGCGACGGTGCTGGCAGGCGGCGACAGGCGCAGCAACGGCATCGTGCCGGCCACGGTGCTCGCAGGCGTCACCGACGACATGAAGATCTACCGCGACGAGATCTTCGGCGCCGTGACCACCGTCTTCCCGGTCGAGGGAACCGAGGCGGCGGTCGCGTTCGCGAACGACACGCCCTACGGCCTGACCGCCGGGGTGATCACCGAGAACATCTCCGAGGGCATCCAGGTGGCGCAGCGGCTGAAGACCGGCATCGTGCATGTGAACGACCAGCCCATCGCCGACGAGCCGATGGCACCCTTCGGCGGCGTCGGCAACTCGGGCTACGGCAGGTTCGGCGGACAGAACGGCATCGCGTCGTTCACGAACACCCGCTGGGTCACGATCCAGCAGGAGGGCCACGCCGGCTACCCGATCTGA